Proteins from a single region of Salipiger sp. H15:
- a CDS encoding lysophospholipase: MTEEDFASTDGLRIHMRTWEAGGPPRAIVVICHGVNSHGGQYGWTGERLAALGFTVHALDLRGRGLSDGERFYVEDIAEYVADLRGLIHIAHERHPGLPLFLLGHSAGGVISCSFALDHQDEIDGLICESFAFQVPAPGFVLSAIKGLSHLSPKLGVLKLKMQDFTRDPDALAVLEADPLTRGETQPAATVAALVRADERLHDSFEQITLPVLILHGTDDHATVCHGSEYFHAHAGSADKTLKLYEGHYHDLLNDIGKEEVLGDIVAWIEARLPQSPQDREAGASIPA, translated from the coding sequence ATGACCGAGGAAGACTTCGCATCGACGGACGGGCTGCGCATCCACATGCGCACCTGGGAGGCGGGCGGCCCGCCGCGCGCCATCGTGGTGATCTGCCACGGGGTCAACTCGCACGGCGGCCAGTACGGCTGGACCGGCGAGCGGCTCGCGGCGCTCGGCTTCACCGTCCACGCGCTCGACCTGCGCGGGCGCGGGCTTTCCGATGGCGAGCGTTTCTATGTCGAGGACATCGCCGAGTACGTGGCCGACCTGCGCGGGCTCATCCACATCGCGCACGAGCGCCATCCGGGGCTGCCGCTCTTCCTGCTCGGGCACAGCGCCGGGGGCGTCATCTCCTGCAGCTTCGCGCTTGACCACCAGGACGAGATCGACGGTCTGATCTGCGAGAGCTTCGCCTTCCAGGTGCCCGCCCCCGGCTTCGTGCTCTCGGCGATCAAGGGGCTCAGCCACCTGTCGCCGAAGCTCGGCGTGCTGAAGCTGAAGATGCAGGATTTCACCCGCGATCCGGACGCGCTGGCCGTGCTCGAGGCCGATCCGCTCACCAGGGGCGAGACCCAGCCCGCGGCGACCGTGGCGGCGCTGGTGCGCGCCGACGAGCGGTTGCACGACAGTTTCGAGCAGATCACCCTGCCGGTGCTGATCCTGCACGGCACCGACGACCACGCGACCGTCTGCCATGGCAGCGAGTATTTCCACGCCCATGCCGGCTCGGCGGACAAGACGCTGAAGCTCTACGAGGGCCATTACCACGACCTGCTCAACGACATCGGCAAGGAGGAGGTGCTGGGCGACATCGTCGCCTGGATCGAGGCCCGCCTGCCCCAGAGCCCGCAGGATCGGGAAGCCGGCGCCAGCATTCCAGCCTGA
- a CDS encoding IclR family transcriptional regulator, whose translation MAEDDSKTSSKRQVPAVTRAIAILRFLGRSPEPVGVNPIARELGLIPSTCLHILRVLQDEGLVDFDSATKRYSIGIGILPLARAALQRNSFSALVQPRLSALSQEFGVTGIATQLAEPSQMVVVALSQSSMPFRLQVDLGSRFPALISATGRLFAAYAEMPEERLREKFSRLVWDHPPSFEDWRAQVAEAKAQGFAVDQGLYISGVTVVAVPVFGADGRMIRSLVAIGISERLKDGEVPRLVRAMQQIRDELQHTQIAVGA comes from the coding sequence ATGGCCGAGGACGACAGCAAGACAAGCAGCAAGAGGCAGGTGCCCGCCGTCACCCGAGCCATTGCAATATTGAGGTTTCTTGGCCGTTCGCCCGAGCCCGTGGGGGTCAATCCCATCGCCCGCGAGCTGGGGCTGATCCCCTCCACCTGCCTGCACATCCTGCGCGTGCTGCAGGACGAGGGGCTGGTGGATTTCGATTCGGCGACGAAGCGCTACTCGATCGGAATCGGCATCCTGCCGCTGGCCCGCGCCGCGCTTCAGCGCAACAGCTTCTCGGCGCTGGTGCAGCCCCGGCTCTCGGCCCTGTCGCAGGAGTTCGGGGTCACCGGCATCGCCACGCAGCTCGCCGAGCCGTCGCAGATGGTGGTGGTCGCGCTCTCGCAGTCGTCGATGCCCTTCCGCCTGCAGGTCGACCTCGGCAGCCGCTTCCCGGCGCTGATCAGCGCCACCGGCCGGCTTTTCGCCGCCTATGCCGAGATGCCCGAGGAGCGCCTGCGGGAAAAATTCTCGCGCCTCGTCTGGGATCACCCGCCCAGCTTCGAGGACTGGCGCGCGCAGGTGGCCGAGGCGAAGGCGCAGGGCTTTGCCGTCGACCAGGGCCTCTACATCTCGGGCGTGACGGTCGTCGCGGTGCCGGTCTTCGGCGCCGACGGGCGGATGATCCGCTCGCTCGTCGCCATCGGCATCTCCGAGCGACTGAAGGACGGCGAGGTGCCGCGCCTCGTGCGGGCGATGCAGCAGATCCGCGACGAGCTGCAGCATACGCAGATCGCGGTGGGAGCCTGA
- a CDS encoding MaoC family dehydratase N-terminal domain-containing protein: MNDMTRKFPKITEEGLDDLRKRIGVKIEKTVEPWCYEATRDNIRHYAHGIGDDNPLWCDPEYARTTKYGDVIALPSFLFSTSRIISGYVGGLPGVHAMWSGANWTWHKVIPRNTEFRTEAYLKDLVEHDTRFAGKAVQQIYHVDFYDAKTGDMLAEADSWCFRTDRDAARENGTKYTEAKAKGRRVYTEEELREYYKYYEQEEIRGAETRYWDDVAEGDELPTMVKGPMTATGFIAYAQGWGGLYIRANKLAWQLQQKHPSAGIKNRFGIPDCPERVHWEEEFALEVGAPGAYDYGPERTSWLTHQVTNWMGDDGFLRQAKCQVRRHNPEGDIILIHGSVVRKYEEDGRYLLEIQQRAEQQDGEMSAIGSAVVELPKR, from the coding sequence ATGAACGACATGACCCGCAAGTTTCCGAAGATCACCGAGGAGGGCCTCGACGATCTGCGCAAGCGCATCGGCGTGAAGATCGAGAAGACGGTCGAGCCCTGGTGCTACGAGGCGACCCGCGACAACATCCGCCACTACGCCCATGGCATCGGCGACGACAACCCGCTGTGGTGCGATCCCGAATATGCCAGGACCACCAAGTATGGCGACGTGATCGCTCTGCCGAGCTTCCTCTTCTCCACCAGCCGGATCATCTCGGGCTACGTCGGCGGGCTGCCGGGCGTGCACGCCATGTGGTCGGGCGCGAACTGGACCTGGCACAAGGTCATCCCGCGCAACACCGAGTTCCGCACCGAGGCCTACCTCAAGGACCTCGTCGAGCATGACACGCGCTTTGCCGGCAAGGCGGTGCAGCAGATCTACCACGTCGATTTCTACGACGCGAAGACCGGCGACATGCTGGCCGAGGCCGACAGCTGGTGCTTCCGCACCGACCGCGACGCCGCGCGCGAGAACGGCACCAAGTACACCGAGGCCAAGGCCAAGGGCCGCCGCGTCTACACCGAGGAAGAGCTGCGCGAGTACTACAAGTACTACGAGCAGGAAGAGATCCGCGGCGCCGAGACCCGCTACTGGGACGACGTGGCCGAGGGCGACGAGCTGCCGACCATGGTCAAGGGTCCGATGACCGCGACCGGCTTCATCGCCTATGCGCAGGGCTGGGGCGGGCTTTATATCCGCGCCAACAAGCTCGCGTGGCAGTTGCAGCAGAAGCACCCCTCGGCCGGGATCAAGAACCGCTTCGGCATTCCCGATTGCCCCGAGCGCGTGCATTGGGAAGAAGAGTTTGCGCTCGAGGTCGGCGCGCCCGGTGCCTATGACTACGGCCCCGAGCGGACCTCGTGGCTGACGCACCAGGTGACCAACTGGATGGGCGACGACGGCTTCCTGCGGCAGGCGAAATGCCAGGTCCGCCGGCACAACCCCGAGGGCGACATCATCCTGATCCACGGCTCGGTGGTGCGCAAATACGAGGAGGACGGCCGCTACCTGCTGGAGATCCAGCAGCGCGCCGAGCAGCAGGACGGCGAGATGTCGGCGATCGGCTCGGCCGTCGTCGAGCTGCCGAAACGCTAA
- a CDS encoding FAD-dependent oxidoreductase, whose amino-acid sequence MDTLGQDLRQMQRMPLHAEHVAALRATGDEVHFAAGEIVAALGAPADLFLYVLEGEIEVLDPYAETRLFASTIGAAQFTGEISFLGGGVHALPMRAARDTRAIAVKREAMLRLMAEVPELSDIVITVFAARRRLLLEQKATGLTLIGADRDDTLRRIEEFAGRNRIPARSFDLGCPDAEAVARDCGIAPGVPAVVFGKGEVIEDPTPLRVAQRLGLDLQADPGEVFDMLIVGGGPAGVSVAVYAGAEGLRALVIEDLAVGGQAGTSSRIENYMGFPTGISGADLVWRGEVQALKFGTRFAMPRRVVGIERQEDGQFCVTLDCRTRICARAVVVATGVQYRQLPVPGLARFAGRGVYHAATEIEARHCRGAAVVVIGGGNSAGQAAMFLSRAASHVHVLVRGPSLAESMSDYLSSRLAADPRITVHLGASLCGIHGEERLEEVEADCRDSGRWRIPVCAVFVMAGAAPNCEWLGEMVTLDPRGFIVTGAAAGRELSFETSQPGVFAVGDIRAGSVKRVASAVGEGSVVVSEVWRYLAAEDGAAG is encoded by the coding sequence ATGGACACGCTCGGGCAGGACCTGCGGCAGATGCAGCGGATGCCGCTGCACGCCGAGCACGTCGCCGCGTTGCGCGCCACCGGGGACGAGGTGCATTTTGCCGCCGGAGAGATCGTCGCCGCGCTCGGCGCGCCCGCCGACCTCTTCCTCTACGTGCTCGAGGGCGAGATCGAGGTGCTCGACCCCTATGCCGAAACCCGGCTCTTTGCCTCGACGATCGGCGCGGCGCAGTTCACCGGCGAGATTTCCTTTCTCGGTGGCGGGGTGCACGCGCTGCCGATGCGCGCCGCGCGGGACACCCGGGCGATCGCGGTGAAGCGCGAGGCCATGCTGCGGCTGATGGCCGAGGTGCCCGAGCTGTCGGACATCGTGATCACCGTCTTCGCCGCGCGGCGCAGGCTGCTGCTCGAGCAGAAGGCGACCGGGCTCACGCTGATCGGGGCGGACCGCGACGACACGCTGCGCCGGATCGAGGAATTCGCCGGGCGGAACCGCATCCCGGCACGCTCCTTCGACCTTGGCTGCCCCGATGCCGAGGCGGTGGCCCGCGACTGCGGCATCGCGCCGGGTGTTCCGGCGGTGGTCTTCGGCAAGGGCGAGGTCATCGAGGATCCGACCCCGCTTAGGGTCGCGCAGCGGCTGGGGCTCGACCTTCAGGCGGACCCCGGCGAGGTTTTCGATATGCTGATCGTCGGCGGCGGCCCGGCCGGGGTCTCGGTGGCGGTCTATGCCGGGGCCGAGGGGCTGCGGGCGCTGGTGATCGAGGATCTGGCGGTGGGCGGGCAGGCGGGCACCTCGAGCCGGATCGAGAATTACATGGGCTTTCCCACCGGGATCAGCGGCGCCGACCTCGTCTGGCGCGGCGAGGTGCAGGCGCTGAAGTTCGGCACCCGCTTTGCCATGCCGCGCCGGGTCGTGGGGATCGAGCGGCAGGAGGACGGGCAGTTCTGCGTCACGCTCGACTGCAGGACGCGGATCTGCGCCCGGGCGGTGGTGGTGGCGACGGGGGTGCAGTACCGCCAGCTGCCGGTGCCGGGCCTCGCGCGCTTTGCCGGGCGCGGCGTCTACCACGCGGCGACCGAGATCGAGGCCCGGCACTGCCGCGGCGCCGCGGTCGTGGTCATCGGCGGCGGCAATTCCGCCGGGCAGGCGGCGATGTTCCTGTCGCGCGCCGCCAGCCACGTGCACGTGCTGGTGCGCGGACCGTCGCTGGCGGAGTCGATGTCGGACTACCTGTCGAGCCGCCTTGCCGCCGATCCGCGCATCACCGTGCATCTCGGCGCCTCGCTCTGCGGCATCCACGGCGAGGAGCGGCTGGAAGAGGTCGAGGCGGATTGCCGCGACAGCGGGCGCTGGCGCATCCCGGTCTGCGCCGTCTTCGTCATGGCGGGGGCTGCGCCCAACTGCGAATGGCTGGGCGAGATGGTGACGCTCGACCCGCGCGGCTTCATCGTGACCGGGGCGGCGGCGGGGCGCGAGCTTTCCTTCGAGACCTCGCAGCCCGGGGTCTTCGCCGTCGGCGACATCCGCGCGGGCTCGGTCAAGCGCGTGGCCTCGGCGGTGGGCGAGGGCTCGGTCGTGGTCTCCGAGGTCTGGCGCTACCTCGCGGCGGAGGACGGCGCGGCGGGCTGA
- a CDS encoding AMP-binding protein, which produces MTRLTDFTSYADAQAQYSKAGLWELFDGTRERFNIAHECIDRHMTGEAVALRIAHADGRDEIVSFAELSRRSSQIAHFLTARGVKKGERVAVMIEPSLPFYCALFGAMKAGAVAVPMFTLFGPDGIRLRVADCAPTVFFTNAEKAPEAEEGGARNVIVADAAFLDSLEGLPGTFDWDTAGDDLAVLQYTSGTTRLLPAAVHHSHRSIVTLMVAALYATGIRPGDRFFCPSSPAWGHGLWHGTLAPLAMGVSTGTFSGKFDPVRLLKALQDFRITNLTAAATHYRMMRNSGEAENYTYAFEKLSFTGEPIDSETAAYVERVFGTKVRSMYGTTEIGVIIANYPGADDLEVRDGAMGKAVPGVEVEVQRGDGTRCDPGETGELMVRKGGQWFPTKDLGRVDADGYFYHGGRADDVIISAGWTIGAIEVEDAILSHPAVAECGVIGAPDSLRGQVVKAYIILKGAPEEGLAKAIQDHVRARLARHEYPRQIEFVAELPKTPAGKVNRKILRDLQASTLAAAG; this is translated from the coding sequence ATGACCCGACTGACGGATTTCACGTCCTACGCGGACGCTCAGGCGCAGTACTCGAAAGCGGGTCTGTGGGAGCTGTTCGACGGCACGCGGGAGCGGTTCAACATCGCGCATGAGTGCATCGACCGGCACATGACCGGCGAGGCAGTGGCGCTGCGGATCGCCCATGCGGATGGCCGGGACGAGATCGTCAGCTTTGCCGAACTCTCCCGCCGCTCGTCGCAGATCGCGCATTTCCTGACGGCGCGCGGCGTGAAGAAGGGCGAGCGGGTCGCGGTGATGATCGAGCCCTCGCTGCCCTTCTACTGCGCGCTTTTCGGCGCGATGAAGGCCGGGGCGGTGGCGGTGCCGATGTTCACGCTCTTCGGTCCGGACGGCATCCGCCTGCGGGTCGCCGACTGCGCGCCGACGGTGTTCTTCACCAATGCCGAGAAGGCCCCCGAGGCCGAGGAGGGCGGCGCGCGGAACGTCATCGTCGCGGACGCGGCGTTCCTCGACAGCCTCGAGGGTCTGCCCGGGACCTTCGACTGGGACACGGCGGGAGACGATCTGGCGGTGCTGCAATACACCTCGGGCACGACCCGGCTGCTGCCCGCGGCGGTGCATCACTCGCACCGATCCATCGTCACGCTGATGGTCGCGGCGCTCTATGCCACCGGCATCCGGCCCGGCGACCGCTTCTTCTGCCCGTCCTCTCCGGCATGGGGCCACGGGCTCTGGCACGGCACGCTGGCGCCGCTCGCCATGGGCGTCTCGACCGGCACCTTCTCGGGCAAGTTCGACCCGGTGCGGCTGCTGAAGGCGCTGCAGGATTTCCGCATCACCAACCTCACCGCCGCCGCGACGCATTACCGAATGATGCGCAACTCGGGCGAGGCGGAGAACTACACCTACGCCTTCGAGAAGCTCTCGTTCACCGGCGAGCCCATCGACAGCGAGACCGCGGCCTATGTCGAGCGCGTCTTCGGCACCAAGGTCCGCTCGATGTACGGCACGACCGAGATCGGCGTGATCATCGCCAACTATCCGGGCGCCGACGATCTCGAGGTGCGCGACGGGGCCATGGGCAAGGCGGTGCCGGGGGTCGAGGTCGAGGTGCAGCGGGGCGACGGCACGCGCTGCGATCCCGGCGAGACCGGCGAGTTGATGGTCAGGAAGGGCGGGCAGTGGTTCCCGACCAAGGACCTCGGCCGGGTCGATGCGGACGGCTATTTCTACCACGGCGGCCGCGCCGACGACGTCATCATCTCGGCCGGCTGGACCATCGGTGCGATCGAGGTCGAGGACGCCATCCTCAGCCACCCGGCGGTGGCCGAATGCGGCGTCATCGGCGCGCCCGACAGCCTGCGCGGGCAGGTGGTCAAGGCCTACATCATTCTCAAGGGCGCCCCCGAGGAGGGGCTGGCGAAGGCCATCCAGGACCATGTCCGCGCCCGGCTCGCCCGCCATGAATACCCGCGACAGATCGAATTCGTCGCCGAGCTGCCGAAGACCCCGGCCGGCAAGGTGAACCGCAAGATCCTCAGGGATCTTCAGGCCAGCACGCTCGCGGCCGCCGGCTGA
- the dctP gene encoding TRAP transporter substrate-binding protein DctP, with the protein MKMTNKVVAAIVGALALAGGHVSAETLRLGDFQSTSHIVSVEGTTKWMAAVEEATGGKLSFEHFPAEQAAKSKAQLDAVKSGILDAALLGTTYHTDELPLNSVVGLPGYYGTAEQGTRAVQAMLAEGPMRDELLAAGVTPIFGFVLPPYQVLAKQRLGMPSDWEALDVRTSGATQAMTARGLGAVGISIPGPEVYTAVERGRLDAVLFPLASVPGYKLNEVVSHISTNGSFGGYSFVMVVRSDLYDSLAPEVQDAMKTAGDEIALHVAKAQDDSVGELIATWKSEGIDTYEFTDEELAALRAGMELVTEDWVGRMGGEKGQEVLDRYTELTSQ; encoded by the coding sequence ATGAAGATGACCAACAAGGTGGTGGCTGCCATCGTCGGGGCGCTTGCGCTGGCGGGCGGTCATGTCAGCGCCGAAACGCTGCGGCTCGGGGACTTCCAGTCCACCAGCCACATCGTCTCGGTCGAGGGGACGACGAAATGGATGGCCGCGGTCGAAGAGGCGACCGGCGGCAAGCTGTCGTTCGAGCATTTCCCCGCCGAGCAGGCGGCGAAGTCGAAGGCGCAGCTCGACGCGGTGAAGAGCGGCATTCTCGACGCCGCTCTGCTCGGCACGACCTACCATACCGACGAGCTGCCGCTGAACTCGGTGGTCGGCCTGCCGGGCTATTACGGCACGGCCGAGCAGGGCACCCGCGCGGTGCAGGCGATGCTGGCCGAGGGGCCGATGCGCGACGAGCTGCTGGCCGCCGGCGTGACGCCGATCTTCGGCTTCGTGCTGCCGCCCTATCAGGTGCTGGCCAAGCAGCGGCTCGGCATGCCGAGCGACTGGGAGGCGCTGGACGTGCGCACCTCGGGCGCGACGCAGGCGATGACCGCGCGCGGCCTTGGTGCCGTCGGCATCTCGATCCCCGGGCCGGAAGTCTACACCGCCGTCGAGCGCGGCCGTCTCGACGCCGTCCTGTTCCCGCTCGCCTCGGTGCCGGGCTACAAGCTCAACGAGGTGGTGAGCCACATTTCCACCAACGGCTCCTTCGGCGGCTACAGCTTCGTCATGGTGGTCCGCAGCGATCTTTATGACAGCCTCGCCCCCGAGGTGCAGGACGCCATGAAGACCGCCGGCGACGAGATCGCCCTGCACGTCGCCAAGGCGCAGGACGACAGCGTCGGCGAGCTGATCGCCACCTGGAAGTCCGAGGGCATCGACACCTACGAGTTCACCGACGAGGAACTCGCGGCGCTGCGTGCCGGCATGGAGCTGGTGACCGAGGACTGGGTGGGCCGCATGGGCGGCGAGAAGGGGCAGGAGGTGCTGGACCGGTACACCGAGCTGACCAGCCAGTAA
- a CDS encoding TRAP transporter large permease, whose product MLTFLAILVLLALFMAMRIPIAFAMGLSGFIGLALQLGLRPAMAVLERTFFDSSSSFILVAIPLFILMAELLTAGDVTRRAILACQGWIGHVKGGLAMATVGASVILAALVGSSTASTAAMAASAFPEMRSHNYSQRLAAAVVSVGGTLAVVVPPSIVLVVYGVLTETSIGKLFIAGIIPGLLTACGLAVVIKLIAHTTDQAPKGAPFELGKAVKASRHVLPMILLMVLVIGAIYGGIASPSEAAALGVMGSLIIVIFQRSLSFVNFNRSVSGAIRATVMIVAIVACSAIFSNYLAFTRITHALLEFVATTSLPPAAIMAIIVLILLVMGMFMDQLAILSLAMPLAFPTAMALDFDPVWFGIVVTKTVEIGLLTPPLGLNAYVAAAQTGVPLGKIFRGLLPFLAMEIVILLVLLCFPQITLWLPGLMLR is encoded by the coding sequence ATGCTGACCTTCCTTGCCATCCTCGTGCTGCTGGCCCTGTTCATGGCCATGCGCATCCCGATCGCCTTTGCCATGGGGCTGAGCGGCTTCATCGGGCTTGCCCTGCAACTCGGGCTGCGCCCGGCCATGGCGGTGCTCGAGCGCACCTTCTTCGACAGCTCGTCCTCCTTCATCCTCGTCGCCATTCCGCTCTTCATCCTGATGGCCGAGCTGCTGACCGCCGGCGACGTGACGCGCCGCGCGATCCTTGCCTGCCAGGGCTGGATCGGCCACGTGAAGGGCGGGCTTGCGATGGCCACGGTCGGCGCCTCGGTGATCCTTGCCGCGCTGGTCGGCAGCTCTACCGCCTCGACCGCCGCCATGGCCGCCTCGGCCTTTCCCGAGATGCGCAGCCACAACTACTCGCAGCGGCTTGCCGCCGCCGTCGTCTCGGTTGGCGGCACGCTCGCGGTGGTGGTGCCGCCCTCGATCGTGCTGGTGGTCTACGGCGTGCTGACCGAGACCTCGATCGGCAAGCTCTTCATCGCCGGGATCATCCCCGGCCTGCTGACCGCCTGCGGCCTTGCCGTGGTCATCAAGCTCATCGCCCACACCACCGACCAGGCGCCGAAGGGCGCGCCCTTCGAGCTTGGCAAGGCGGTGAAGGCCAGCCGCCACGTGCTGCCGATGATCCTGCTGATGGTGCTGGTGATCGGGGCGATCTACGGCGGCATTGCCTCGCCCTCGGAGGCCGCGGCGCTGGGCGTCATGGGCTCGCTGATCATCGTGATCTTCCAGCGCTCGCTGTCCTTCGTGAACTTCAACCGCTCGGTCTCGGGGGCGATCCGCGCGACGGTGATGATCGTCGCGATCGTCGCCTGCTCGGCGATCTTCTCGAACTACCTCGCCTTCACCCGCATCACCCATGCGCTGCTGGAATTCGTCGCGACGACGAGCCTGCCGCCCGCGGCGATCATGGCGATCATCGTGCTGATCCTGCTGGTCATGGGCATGTTCATGGACCAGCTGGCGATCCTGTCGCTGGCGATGCCGCTGGCCTTCCCGACCGCCATGGCGCTCGATTTCGACCCGGTGTGGTTCGGCATCGTGGTGACCAAGACGGTGGAGATCGGGTTGCTGACCCCGCCGTTGGGGCTCAACGCCTATGTCGCGGCAGCGCAGACCGGGGTGCCGCTCGGCAAGATCTTCCGCGGGCTCCTGCCCTTCCTCGCGATGGAGATCGTGATCCTGCTCGTTCTGCTCTGCTTCCCGCAGATCACCCTCTGGCTGCCGGGCCTGATGCTGCGCTGA
- a CDS encoding TRAP transporter small permease, with translation MNVIGTILRKLEDTLHLLGCLGLLVVVALINADILMRLVLHKPVQIQFELTELYLMPALATLSLSRVFRDGGHLALDFVPEHLPGLLGTVIDKLRLLLPALFFGLVTWMSGKFALHAFQSGEVEYGVVDWPLGWAYAIVPLGCGVLVLRLIYDALSREAAAQI, from the coding sequence TTGAACGTCATTGGCACCATCCTGAGAAAACTCGAGGACACCCTGCACCTGCTGGGGTGCCTCGGCCTGCTGGTCGTGGTCGCGCTGATCAACGCGGACATCCTGATGCGGCTGGTCCTGCACAAGCCCGTGCAGATCCAGTTCGAGCTCACCGAGCTCTACCTGATGCCCGCGCTCGCCACGCTCTCGCTGTCGCGGGTGTTCCGCGACGGCGGGCACCTGGCGCTCGACTTCGTGCCGGAACACCTGCCCGGACTGCTGGGGACCGTCATCGACAAGCTGCGCCTGCTGCTGCCGGCGCTGTTCTTCGGCCTCGTCACCTGGATGTCCGGGAAATTCGCGCTGCATGCGTTCCAGAGCGGCGAGGTCGAGTACGGGGTGGTCGATTGGCCCCTCGGCTGGGCCTACGCCATCGTGCCGCTTGGCTGCGGCGTGCTGGTGCTGCGGCTGATCTACGATGCGCTGTCGCGGGAGGCGGCGGCGCAAATCTGA
- a CDS encoding PaaI family thioesterase encodes MADAPLSLDDWEIVKIKGFASLVGPLLRPVVRDARPRFGLQTNEMHANPIGSIHGGVLTTLLDQVIAIAAWNAADRQPTVTVQMDTRFLGAAKAGDFLETRAEIRHQTRSLIFVDGEVLRGDTPIATATAVMKISARAGADA; translated from the coding sequence ATGGCTGACGCCCCGCTGTCCCTCGACGACTGGGAGATCGTGAAGATCAAGGGTTTCGCCAGCCTCGTCGGCCCGCTACTGCGGCCGGTGGTGCGCGACGCCCGCCCCCGTTTCGGCCTGCAGACCAACGAGATGCACGCCAACCCGATCGGCTCCATCCATGGCGGCGTGCTGACCACGCTGCTCGACCAGGTGATCGCCATCGCCGCCTGGAACGCCGCTGATCGCCAGCCCACGGTCACCGTGCAGATGGACACCCGCTTTCTCGGCGCGGCAAAGGCCGGGGATTTCCTCGAGACCCGCGCCGAGATCCGCCACCAGACCCGCTCGCTGATTTTCGTCGACGGCGAGGTGCTGCGCGGCGACACTCCGATCGCGACCGCCACGGCGGTGATGAAGATATCCGCAAGAGCAGGAGCAGACGCATGA
- a CDS encoding CaiB/BaiF CoA-transferase family protein: MSAPQTDTRSGPLAGVRVLDFSRILSGPYASMVLADLGAEVIKIEPLERGDETRAFPPFVGGLSHYYIALNRSKKSVALDLKSPEGIRIAKELAAQSDILLENFRPGVMDRLGLGYAALKADNPKLIYCSITGFGKDSPHGNKPAFDIVAQALSGVMSVNREPGQAPNKLGLPLGDMAGSIFSLFGVLAALHERHVTGHGRHVEVAMLDSLIAMQGYLSQIYFVSGQSPQPVGTQHPSIVPYGSFATADGHVIVACLTERFWHNFARCIGRPELIEDPRFAAYEARLRNRAALEPIILAEMGRESTAHWLDRLSEFDVPNAPILSIAEALEQEHVAAHGLIETVEHPEIGPLRLVTSPIRFDGAGPSGARAPSLLGEDTAEVLREKLGYSEAQLRALRRQAVIGGRAEEVAAPHETAE, encoded by the coding sequence ATGAGCGCCCCCCAGACCGACACCCGCAGCGGCCCGCTTGCCGGCGTCCGCGTGCTCGACTTCTCGCGCATCCTGTCGGGGCCCTATGCCAGCATGGTGCTGGCCGATCTCGGCGCCGAGGTGATCAAGATCGAGCCGCTGGAACGCGGCGACGAGACCCGCGCCTTCCCGCCCTTCGTCGGGGGGCTGAGCCACTACTACATCGCGCTCAACCGCAGCAAGAAGAGCGTCGCGCTCGACCTCAAGAGCCCCGAGGGCATCCGCATCGCCAAGGAACTGGCGGCGCAGAGCGACATCTTGCTCGAGAACTTCCGGCCCGGCGTGATGGACCGGCTCGGCCTCGGCTACGCGGCGCTGAAGGCTGACAACCCCAAGCTGATCTATTGCTCGATCACCGGCTTCGGGAAGGACAGCCCGCATGGCAACAAGCCCGCCTTCGACATCGTGGCGCAGGCGCTGTCCGGCGTGATGAGCGTGAACCGCGAGCCCGGGCAGGCGCCGAACAAGCTCGGCCTGCCGCTCGGCGACATGGCGGGGAGCATCTTCTCGCTCTTCGGGGTGCTGGCGGCGCTGCACGAGCGGCACGTCACCGGCCACGGGCGGCATGTCGAGGTTGCCATGCTCGACAGCCTCATCGCCATGCAGGGGTACCTGTCGCAGATCTACTTCGTCAGCGGCCAGAGCCCGCAGCCGGTGGGCACGCAGCACCCCAGCATCGTGCCCTACGGCTCCTTCGCCACCGCCGACGGGCATGTCATCGTCGCCTGCCTGACCGAGCGGTTCTGGCACAACTTCGCCCGCTGCATCGGGCGGCCCGAATTGATCGAGGATCCGCGCTTCGCGGCCTACGAGGCGCGGCTGAGGAACCGCGCGGCGCTCGAGCCGATCATCCTTGCCGAGATGGGCCGCGAGAGCACCGCGCACTGGCTCGACCGGCTGTCGGAATTCGACGTGCCGAACGCGCCGATCCTTTCGATCGCCGAGGCGCTCGAGCAGGAGCATGTCGCGGCGCACGGGCTGATCGAGACGGTGGAGCACCCAGAGATCGGCCCGCTGCGGCTCGTCACCAGCCCGATCCGTTTCGACGGGGCCGGACCCTCGGGCGCGCGGGCGCCGTCGCTGCTGGGAGAGGACACCGCCGAGGTGCTGCGCGAGAAGCTCGGCTATTCCGAGGCGCAGCTGCGCGCGCTCAGGCGGCAGGCGGTGATCGGCGGCAGAGCGGAGGAAGTCGCCGCGCCGCACGAGACCGCAGAGTAA